From the genome of Papaver somniferum cultivar HN1 chromosome 2, ASM357369v1, whole genome shotgun sequence, one region includes:
- the LOC113349595 gene encoding uncharacterized protein LOC113349595 isoform X1, giving the protein MDSVEMDHDGEHLTEDTSAELLLFPRYDIFGEPEVVPRVGDQYQVEIPEREREPDNFKNTASHFEAAGTSHSSPMRLSIPVMWVYDQVDDIKLEGIKLQRAPDGRVGANRSERKARHKYSDHKGTKAKVEPFLKLDSRENSTLAGNRMDADLPSMNEKCNLIAKNYCPVPGLVSNSWRDVEKDRFLLGLYIFGKNLVQVKKFVESKEMGDIQSYYYGRFFRSDAHRRWSEGRKIRSKKCVHGQKIFTGSRQQELLSRLLPHVPKECRNAFIEAGKKLTEYTITLEDYVSMMKETVGIETLVEAVGIGKGKRDLTGISDSVRSNQAIPVRQEIPTGKECNSLTSADILKFLNGDFRLSKARSNDLFWEAVWPRLLARGWHSEQPKYQGYNNGNKNSLVFLIPDVKKFSRKRHVKGNHYFDSVTDVLDKVVSDPTLLDVEVEEAPRENDNKEEHEWAPEMDQDIHSDHQRHCYLKPPLASSNSDLVKFTVVDTSLINGERPFKMRDLKTLPVETNNTSTPSISRETVGVSFKERLDDPGSVDMLVDDPQQDTVTSRLRKGNSNADSLVGVSRQCVSLNGSVISSFPMENHEFQYAAVNNNKHVGKMSKCILQKRAKSGESNSSALVKKRKKVGPCANKERSLSTNNISTHFGVKEEEPSSNLDSPDTCEHMVSIVYPFQDKVSTGSSTKEDRHDINEKLVSRRAEQRAMIDLNALPEYEDGDLFFMEERDFHYDESTKGLSLPAEVIQPEDLQTSVKTSNGISSAEDQPTLNARRQSSRNRPLTTKALEALAGGYVTTNRKSRDKKSLSRDNSFTRPSPRVRAKGCVATGSANTKVDERVEEACSSNTDMLRESRIRTEIEGGDELMLSLSLSLKLPYNSEIFAERYNQPG; this is encoded by the exons ATGGATTCTGTCGAAATGGATCACGACGGTGAGCACCTTACTGAAGACACATCTGCTGAGCTTTTGCTTTTTCCAAGGTATGATATCTTCGGGGAACCAGAAGTAGTTCCTCGAGTTGGAGATCAGTACCAGGTGGAAATTCCAGAAAGAGAAAGGGAACCGGACAACTTCAAGAATACCGCATCTCATTTCGAAGCAGCTGGTACTAGTCATTCTTCACCAATGAGATTATCCATCCCAGTTATGTGGGTGTATGATCAAGTCGATGATATCAAACTTGAAGGGATAAAATTGCAACGGGCCCCAGATGGTAGAGTGGGTGCAAATAGGTCTGAAAGGAAAGCCAGGCACAAATATTCAGACCATAAAGGTACAAAAGCTAAAGTTGAACCTTTTCTGAAATTGGATAGTAGAGAAAATAGTACGTTAGCTGGCAACCGGATGGATGCGGATTTACCCTCAATGAATGAGAAATGTAACTTAATTGCCAAAAATTACTGTCCAGTTCCAGGTTTAGTAAGCAATTCCTGGAGGGATGTTGAGAAGGATAGATTTCTCCTCGGTCTTTATATTTTTGGGAAGAATCTTGTTCAGGTGAAGAAATTTGTTGAAAGTAAAGAGATGGGTGATATACAGTCATATTACTACGGGAGATTTTTTAGGTCTGATGCACACCGTCGATGGTCAGAAGGCAGGAAGATAAGAAGCAAAAAATGTGTACACGGGCAAAAGATTTTCACTGGATCGCGGCAACAAGAACTGTTATCACGCTTGCTTCCCCAtgttcccaaggagtgcagaaatgCTTTCATAGAG GCGGGAAAGAAATTAACAGAGTATACTATTACGCTTGAGGACTATGTCTCTATGATGAAGGAAACAGTGGGTATAGAAACACTGGTAGAAGCTGTCGGAATCGGCAAGGGTAAGCGAGATTTGACTGGCATTTCAGACTCTGTAAGGAGCAACCAAGCTATCCCTGTTCGTCAAGAAATTCCAACTGGCAAAGAGTGTAACTCTCTTACATCTGCGGATATCCTTAAGTTTTTAAATGGTGATTTCCGTTTAAGCAAAGCTCGATCTAATGATCTATTTTGGGAAGCCGTTTGGCCCCGTTTACTTGCCAGAGGATGGCACTCTGAGCAAcccaagtatcaaggttataaTAATGGTAACAAGAATTCTTTAGTGTTTCTCATTCCGGATGTCAAGAAGTTCTCAAGAAAACGACATGTGAAAGGAAATCACTATTTTGATTCTGTCACTGATGTTTTGGACAAAGTGGTATCTGATCCAACTCTTCTTGACGTTGAGGTAGAAGAAGCACCCAGAGAAAATGACAACAAGGAAGAGCATGAGTGGGCTCCAGAGATGGATCAGGATATTCATTCAGATCATCAACGCCATTGTTATCTGAAACCGCCGCTTGCAAGTTCTAATTCAGATCTAGTGAAGTTTACTGTTGTGGATACCAGTTTGATAAATGGGGAAAGACCTTTCAAGATGAGAGATCTAAAAACCTTACCTGTTGAGACCAATAATACTTCTACTCCAAGTATATCTAGAGAAACTGTTGGAGTAAGCTTTAAAGAGCGACTGGATGATCCAGGCTCAGTTGATATGTTGGTTGATGACCCTCAGCAAGATACTGTTACTAGTAGGCTGAGGAAGGGTAACTCTAATGCAGATAGTCTAGTTGGTGTTTCAAGGCAGTGTGTTTCACTTAATGGCTCAGTTATTAGCAGTTTTCCCATGGAGAATCACGAGTTTCAGTATGCCGCAGTTAATAACAACAAGCATGTGGGGAAGATGTCGAAGTGTATATTACAAAAGAGAGCAAAATCTGGAGAGTCAAACTCTAGTGCTCTAGTGAAGAAACGAAAAAAAGTAGGTCCTTGTGCTAATAAAGAGAGAAGCTTGAGTACAAATAACATATCCACACATTTTGGAGTAAAAGAAGAGGAGCCCTCTTCCAATTTAGACTCACCTGACACCTGTGAACATATGGTTTCTATAGTATATCCATTTCAAGATAAAGTATCGACTGGTTCTTCAACTAAAGAAGACCGACATGATATCAATGAAAAGCTAGTCAGTCGGAGAGCTGAACAGCGGGCTATGATCGATCTGAATGCACTACCGGAATATGAAGATGGTGATCTCTTCTTCATGGAGGAGAGGGATTTCCATTATGATGAAAGTACGAAGGGTTTGTCTCTTCCAGCTGAAGTAATCCAACCAGAGGATCTTCAAACATCAGTGAAAACCTCAAATGGTATCTCTAGTGCCGAGGATCAGCCTACTCTTAATGCCCGCCGACAGAGTTCAAGAAATCGACCGCTAACCACAAAAGCATTGGAAGCTCTGGCTGGTGGGTACGTAACCACAAATAGGAAATCAAGGGACAAGAAATCTTTGTCAAGAGATAACTCATTTACAAGGCCCTCTCCTCGAGTCCGTGCAAAGGGTTGTGTTGCTACAGGGAGTGCCAATACCAAGGTGGATGAGAGGGTTGAGGAAGCATGCAGTAGTAACACTGACATGCTTAGGGAATCCCGTATTCGGACTGAAATAGAAGGAGGTGATGAGTTAATGTTGAGCTTGAGCTTGAGTCTGAAACTTCCCTACAATTCTGAAATTTTTGCTGAAAGATACAATCAACCTGGCTAG
- the LOC113349595 gene encoding uncharacterized protein LOC113349595 isoform X2, with protein MDSVEMDHDGEHLTEDTSAELLLFPRYDIFGEPEVVPRVGDQYQVEIPEREREPDNFKNTASHFEAAGTSHSSPMRLSIPVMWVYDQVDDIKLEGIKLQRAPDGRVGANRSERKARHKYSDHKVPGLVSNSWRDVEKDRFLLGLYIFGKNLVQVKKFVESKEMGDIQSYYYGRFFRSDAHRRWSEGRKIRSKKCVHGQKIFTGSRQQELLSRLLPHVPKECRNAFIEAGKKLTEYTITLEDYVSMMKETVGIETLVEAVGIGKGKRDLTGISDSVRSNQAIPVRQEIPTGKECNSLTSADILKFLNGDFRLSKARSNDLFWEAVWPRLLARGWHSEQPKYQGYNNGNKNSLVFLIPDVKKFSRKRHVKGNHYFDSVTDVLDKVVSDPTLLDVEVEEAPRENDNKEEHEWAPEMDQDIHSDHQRHCYLKPPLASSNSDLVKFTVVDTSLINGERPFKMRDLKTLPVETNNTSTPSISRETVGVSFKERLDDPGSVDMLVDDPQQDTVTSRLRKGNSNADSLVGVSRQCVSLNGSVISSFPMENHEFQYAAVNNNKHVGKMSKCILQKRAKSGESNSSALVKKRKKVGPCANKERSLSTNNISTHFGVKEEEPSSNLDSPDTCEHMVSIVYPFQDKVSTGSSTKEDRHDINEKLVSRRAEQRAMIDLNALPEYEDGDLFFMEERDFHYDESTKGLSLPAEVIQPEDLQTSVKTSNGISSAEDQPTLNARRQSSRNRPLTTKALEALAGGYVTTNRKSRDKKSLSRDNSFTRPSPRVRAKGCVATGSANTKVDERVEEACSSNTDMLRESRIRTEIEGGDELMLSLSLSLKLPYNSEIFAERYNQPG; from the exons ATGGATTCTGTCGAAATGGATCACGACGGTGAGCACCTTACTGAAGACACATCTGCTGAGCTTTTGCTTTTTCCAAGGTATGATATCTTCGGGGAACCAGAAGTAGTTCCTCGAGTTGGAGATCAGTACCAGGTGGAAATTCCAGAAAGAGAAAGGGAACCGGACAACTTCAAGAATACCGCATCTCATTTCGAAGCAGCTGGTACTAGTCATTCTTCACCAATGAGATTATCCATCCCAGTTATGTGGGTGTATGATCAAGTCGATGATATCAAACTTGAAGGGATAAAATTGCAACGGGCCCCAGATGGTAGAGTGGGTGCAAATAGGTCTGAAAGGAAAGCCAGGCACAAATATTCAGACCATAAAG TTCCAGGTTTAGTAAGCAATTCCTGGAGGGATGTTGAGAAGGATAGATTTCTCCTCGGTCTTTATATTTTTGGGAAGAATCTTGTTCAGGTGAAGAAATTTGTTGAAAGTAAAGAGATGGGTGATATACAGTCATATTACTACGGGAGATTTTTTAGGTCTGATGCACACCGTCGATGGTCAGAAGGCAGGAAGATAAGAAGCAAAAAATGTGTACACGGGCAAAAGATTTTCACTGGATCGCGGCAACAAGAACTGTTATCACGCTTGCTTCCCCAtgttcccaaggagtgcagaaatgCTTTCATAGAG GCGGGAAAGAAATTAACAGAGTATACTATTACGCTTGAGGACTATGTCTCTATGATGAAGGAAACAGTGGGTATAGAAACACTGGTAGAAGCTGTCGGAATCGGCAAGGGTAAGCGAGATTTGACTGGCATTTCAGACTCTGTAAGGAGCAACCAAGCTATCCCTGTTCGTCAAGAAATTCCAACTGGCAAAGAGTGTAACTCTCTTACATCTGCGGATATCCTTAAGTTTTTAAATGGTGATTTCCGTTTAAGCAAAGCTCGATCTAATGATCTATTTTGGGAAGCCGTTTGGCCCCGTTTACTTGCCAGAGGATGGCACTCTGAGCAAcccaagtatcaaggttataaTAATGGTAACAAGAATTCTTTAGTGTTTCTCATTCCGGATGTCAAGAAGTTCTCAAGAAAACGACATGTGAAAGGAAATCACTATTTTGATTCTGTCACTGATGTTTTGGACAAAGTGGTATCTGATCCAACTCTTCTTGACGTTGAGGTAGAAGAAGCACCCAGAGAAAATGACAACAAGGAAGAGCATGAGTGGGCTCCAGAGATGGATCAGGATATTCATTCAGATCATCAACGCCATTGTTATCTGAAACCGCCGCTTGCAAGTTCTAATTCAGATCTAGTGAAGTTTACTGTTGTGGATACCAGTTTGATAAATGGGGAAAGACCTTTCAAGATGAGAGATCTAAAAACCTTACCTGTTGAGACCAATAATACTTCTACTCCAAGTATATCTAGAGAAACTGTTGGAGTAAGCTTTAAAGAGCGACTGGATGATCCAGGCTCAGTTGATATGTTGGTTGATGACCCTCAGCAAGATACTGTTACTAGTAGGCTGAGGAAGGGTAACTCTAATGCAGATAGTCTAGTTGGTGTTTCAAGGCAGTGTGTTTCACTTAATGGCTCAGTTATTAGCAGTTTTCCCATGGAGAATCACGAGTTTCAGTATGCCGCAGTTAATAACAACAAGCATGTGGGGAAGATGTCGAAGTGTATATTACAAAAGAGAGCAAAATCTGGAGAGTCAAACTCTAGTGCTCTAGTGAAGAAACGAAAAAAAGTAGGTCCTTGTGCTAATAAAGAGAGAAGCTTGAGTACAAATAACATATCCACACATTTTGGAGTAAAAGAAGAGGAGCCCTCTTCCAATTTAGACTCACCTGACACCTGTGAACATATGGTTTCTATAGTATATCCATTTCAAGATAAAGTATCGACTGGTTCTTCAACTAAAGAAGACCGACATGATATCAATGAAAAGCTAGTCAGTCGGAGAGCTGAACAGCGGGCTATGATCGATCTGAATGCACTACCGGAATATGAAGATGGTGATCTCTTCTTCATGGAGGAGAGGGATTTCCATTATGATGAAAGTACGAAGGGTTTGTCTCTTCCAGCTGAAGTAATCCAACCAGAGGATCTTCAAACATCAGTGAAAACCTCAAATGGTATCTCTAGTGCCGAGGATCAGCCTACTCTTAATGCCCGCCGACAGAGTTCAAGAAATCGACCGCTAACCACAAAAGCATTGGAAGCTCTGGCTGGTGGGTACGTAACCACAAATAGGAAATCAAGGGACAAGAAATCTTTGTCAAGAGATAACTCATTTACAAGGCCCTCTCCTCGAGTCCGTGCAAAGGGTTGTGTTGCTACAGGGAGTGCCAATACCAAGGTGGATGAGAGGGTTGAGGAAGCATGCAGTAGTAACACTGACATGCTTAGGGAATCCCGTATTCGGACTGAAATAGAAGGAGGTGATGAGTTAATGTTGAGCTTGAGCTTGAGTCTGAAACTTCCCTACAATTCTGAAATTTTTGCTGAAAGATACAATCAACCTGGCTAG
- the LOC113354214 gene encoding CASP-like protein 1D1: MSSEEVKGKESSVETGGYSSSYAKSVASITASLGVRKLLFWTVFVAAIVVHTSKQTVDDYSYGSKTTKYTHYPAYKYFLSVLWIVFAYTFFAAINSGICGRSGNKYFLLSLLFCDAIMLTLLASATGTAGAVLFIGTKGNSHDGWSKTCNVFDKFCRYMWASFGLSIFACFLLVWIIVLSAGAIKA, encoded by the exons ATGTCGAGCGAGGAAGTCAAAGGAAAAGAGTCATCTGTGGAAACAGGGGGATACTCATCAAGTTATGCTAAAAGCGTCGCAAGTATAACTGCAAGTTTAGGTGTTAGGAAGTTATTGTTTTGGACGGTGTTCGTTGCTGCCATTGTAGTACATACAAGCAAGCAGACAGTGGATGATTACTCTTACGGTTCTAAAACAACCAAATACACTCATTATCCTGCCTACAA gtattttctcTCGGTTCTTTGGATTGTTTTTGCCTACACTTTCTTCGCAGCAATAAATTCAGGAATTTGTGGGAGGAGTGGAAACAAATATTTTCTTCTCAGTCTCTTATTCTGCGATGCC ATTATGTTGACGCTTTTAGCTTCGGCTACAGGAACAGCCGGTGCTGTCTTATTTATTGGAACTAAAGGAAATTCCCATGATGGATGGTCAAAAACATGTAATGTTTTCGATAAGTTTTGTAGATATATGTGGGCATCATTCGGACTCTCCATATTCGCATGTTTTCTCCTTGTGTGGATCATAGTTCTCTCAGCTGGTGCTATTAAGGCGTGA